From the genome of Gopherus evgoodei ecotype Sinaloan lineage chromosome 5, rGopEvg1_v1.p, whole genome shotgun sequence, one region includes:
- the GRPEL1 gene encoding grpE protein homolog 1, mitochondrial isoform X2, translating into MSREGARPHPHVAAGPADWSLVPSLSAPEGCPSRSLGRDPGVGRRASRTHSARRSHGGGSVHAAVAETAALPAAELPAADKYKRALADTENLRQRSQKLVEEAKLYGIQNFCKDLLEVADILEKATESVPKEELKDENPHLKNLYDGLVMTEVQIQKVFKKHGLLKLNPVGAKFDPYEHEALFHAPMEGKEPGTIALVSKVGYKLHGRTLRPALVGVVKES; encoded by the exons ATGAGTCGGGAAGgggccaggccccacccccatgtgGCGGCCGGCCCGGCTGATTGGAGCTTGGTCCCGTCACTCTCGGCCCCAGAGGGGTGCCCCTCCCGCTCATTGGGCCGTGACCCGGGCGTTGGGCGGAGAGCGAGCCGCACGCACTCAGCTCGGAGAAGCCATGGCGGCGGTTCGGTGCATGCGGCTGTTGCTGAGACCGCGGCGCTACCCGCTGCTGAGCTGCCCGCTGCG GACAAGTACAAGCGAGCCCTGGCAGATACAGAAAACTTGAGGCAAAGAAGCCAGAAATTGGTAGAAGAGGCAAAGCTGTATG GGATTCAGAACTTCTGCAAGGACTTACTAGAAGTTGCTGACATTTTGGAAAAAGCAACTGAGAGTGTTCCAAAAGAGGAACTCAAGGATGAAAACCCTCATCTGAAGAACCTATATGATGGTCTTGTCATGACAGAAGTACAGATTCAAAAAGTGTTCAAAAAGCACGGCCTGCTCAAACTGAATCCTGTTGGAGCCAAGTTTGATCCCTATGAACATGAAGCTTTGTTCCATGCTCCCATGGAAGGGAAGGAGCCTGGTACTATTGCGTTAGTATCCAAGGTTGGCTATAAGCTGCATGGGCGTACCTTGAGGCCTGCCTTGGTGGGAGTTGTCAAAGAATCTTAG
- the GRPEL1 gene encoding grpE protein homolog 1, mitochondrial isoform X1 gives MAAVRCMRLLLRPRRYPLLSCPLRTSPRLLCIATQQKSTGQNLEDDQSQSQNKPKAEPMSAEKIFIEEKAKLEEQLKEMTDKYKRALADTENLRQRSQKLVEEAKLYGIQNFCKDLLEVADILEKATESVPKEELKDENPHLKNLYDGLVMTEVQIQKVFKKHGLLKLNPVGAKFDPYEHEALFHAPMEGKEPGTIALVSKVGYKLHGRTLRPALVGVVKES, from the exons ATGGCGGCGGTTCGGTGCATGCGGCTGTTGCTGAGACCGCGGCGCTACCCGCTGCTGAGCTGCCCGCTGCG GACTTCTCCACGGTTGCTTTGCATAGCAACACAACAGAAAAGTACTGGACAGAACTTGGAAGATGACCAGAGTCAGAGCCAGAATAAACCGAAGGCTGAACCAATGTCTGCTGAGAAGATATTTATTGAAGAAAAAGCCAAATTGGAAGAACAACTAAAAGAAATGACT GACAAGTACAAGCGAGCCCTGGCAGATACAGAAAACTTGAGGCAAAGAAGCCAGAAATTGGTAGAAGAGGCAAAGCTGTATG GGATTCAGAACTTCTGCAAGGACTTACTAGAAGTTGCTGACATTTTGGAAAAAGCAACTGAGAGTGTTCCAAAAGAGGAACTCAAGGATGAAAACCCTCATCTGAAGAACCTATATGATGGTCTTGTCATGACAGAAGTACAGATTCAAAAAGTGTTCAAAAAGCACGGCCTGCTCAAACTGAATCCTGTTGGAGCCAAGTTTGATCCCTATGAACATGAAGCTTTGTTCCATGCTCCCATGGAAGGGAAGGAGCCTGGTACTATTGCGTTAGTATCCAAGGTTGGCTATAAGCTGCATGGGCGTACCTTGAGGCCTGCCTTGGTGGGAGTTGTCAAAGAATCTTAG